Proteins encoded together in one Drosophila albomicans strain 15112-1751.03 chromosome 2R, ASM965048v2, whole genome shotgun sequence window:
- the LOC117576669 gene encoding RNA-binding protein Pasilla isoform X3, whose product MNKLNAHISVPMETQMQQISPNANVNTTLDTESSSTAVQHHEQEQEQQLQHHHQHQHQIENHETTAITASYKTVASCWCYGESVCSGIEVEIENNNNNHNHHGDTTFHMKILVPAVASGAIIGKGGETIASLQKDTGARVKMSKSHDFYPGTTERVCLITGSVEGIMTVVDFIMDKIREKPDLTTKIIDAESKQAQERDKQVKILVPNSTAGMIIGKGGAFIKQIKEESGSYVQISQKPKDVSLQERCITIIGDKENNKNACKMILSKIVEDPQSGTCLNVSYADVNGPVANFNPTGSPYATNQNAINSSTASLNSTLGTTIGGAATAASLLVNGTGINLSLNLGAPNPAPNLAVATQLLEHIKVAMRGAGYSETVTTEVCAALGVLAKYGVLGMGVGVGVTHANGAHPTLGNYLGVAALDQQTAAAASAANASNVFGAVGQVNLEQYAVAAAAAAAATRPTPSQLEVQFDAFRHLGSATAPATTPVSLNNNSFGLTGATGTVSSAQLGAAASIGGLSKSPTPGDLGAKDSKNVEVPEVIIGAVLGPNGRSLVEIQHVSGANVQISKKGIFAPGTRNRIVTITGQPSAIAKAQYLIEQKINEEETKRARQIPLTTVVN is encoded by the exons ATGGAAACACAGATGCAACAAATCAGCCCAAATGCCAACGTCAATACAACCCTCGACACGGAGAGCTCGTCAACTGCAGTACAACACCatgagcaggagcaggagcagcagctacagcatcaccatcagcatcagcatcaaattgaaaaccaTGAGACAACGGCAATAACTGCCAGCTATAAGACTGTTGCCTCCTGTTGGTGCTACG GTGAGTCAGTTTGTTCTGGAATTGaggttgaaattgaaaataataacaataatcataatcatcatg GCGACACCACATTTCACATGAAGATTCTGGTGCCTGCGGTCGCCTCCGGGGCCATCATTGGCAAGGGTGGCGAGACAATTGCCTCGCTGCAGAAGGACACGGGTGCTAGAGTGAAGATGTCCAAGTCGCACGACTTTTATCCAG GTACAACTGAGCGCGTGTGCCTTATCACGGGCTCAGTGGAGGGCATCATGACTGTGGTGGACTTTATAATGGATAAGATACGTGAGAAGCCTGACTTGACCACAAAAATCATTGATGCGGAGTCCAAGCAGGCGCAGGAACGTGATAAGCAGGTCAAAATACTGGTGCCCAACTCTACGGCCGGCATGATAATTGGCAAGGGCGGCGCCTTCATCAAGCAGATTAAAGAGGAGAGCGGTTCCTATGTGCAGATCTCGCAGAAGCCGAAGGATGTGTCTCTCCAGGAGCGCTGCATCACCATCATTGGTGATAAGGAGAATAACAAGAATGCCTGCAAGATGATACTATCGAAGATAGTTGAGGATCCACAGTCGGGCACCTGCTTAAACGTATCCTATGCTGATGTGAATGGCCCCGTTGCTAACTTCAATCCAACTGGTTCTCCCTATGCCACAAATCAGAATGCCATTAACTCAAGCACAGCCTCATTGAACTCCACGCTGGGCACGACAATCGGTGGCGCGGCTACCGCAGCGAGCCTCTTGGTGAATGGCACTGGCATTAACCTATCACTGAACTTGGGTGCACCGAATCCGGCGCCCAATCTAGCAGTGGCCACACAGCTGCTGGAACACATCAAG GTTGCCATGCGGGGTGCTGGCTACTCGGAGACGGTCACCACTGAGGTGTGCGCTGCGCTGGGTGTGCTTGCCAAATACGGAGTGCTTGGCATGGGTGTAGGCGTGGGTGTTACACACGCCAACGGAGCGCATCCGACGCTGGGCAATTATCTTGGCGTTGCTGCTCTGGATCAACAGACGGCAGCGGCGGCCTCAGCGGCCAATGCAAGCAACGTTTTTGGAGCTGTTGGCCAAGTCAATTTGGAGCAatatgctgttgctgctgccgctgctgcagcggccACTCGTCCAACGCCGTCGCAGCTGGAGGTGCAATTCGATGCATTCCGTCATCTGGGATCGGCCACAGCTCCTGCGACAACTCCTGTTTcgctaaacaacaacagctttgGATTAACCGGTGCCACCGGAACGGTCAGCAGCGCGCAGTTGGGAGCTGCTGCATCGATAGGCGGACTTAGTAAGAGTCCTACTCCGGGAGATTTGGGTGCCAAGGATTCCAAGAACGTAGAGGTGCCCGAAGTGATTATCGGCGCTGTCTTAG GTCCAAACGGTCGTAGTTTAGTTGAAATCCAACATGTTTCTGGCGCAAATGTGCAAATTTCCAAAAAGGGCATATTCGCACCTGGCACTAGAAATCGCATTGTAACCATAACTGGTCAGCCGAGTGCCATTGCCAAAGCGCAGTATCTAATTGAACAGAAAATCAACGAGGAGGAGACAAAGAGAGCGCGTCAAATTCCATTAACTACTGTTGTGAATTAA
- the LOC117576669 gene encoding RNA-binding protein Pasilla isoform X6, which produces MAKHCSDTTSTFSVQFSSVEFSQSQSTVISESVCSGIEVEIENNNNNHNHHGDTTFHMKILVPAVASGAIIGKGGETIASLQKDTGARVKMSKSHDFYPGTTERVCLITGSVEGIMTVVDFIMDKIREKPDLTTKIIDAESKQAQERDKQVKILVPNSTAGMIIGKGGAFIKQIKEESGSYVQISQKPKDVSLQERCITIIGDKENNKNACKMILSKIVEDPQSGTCLNVSYADVNGPVANFNPTGSPYATNQNAINSSTASLNSTLGTTIGGAATAASLLVNGTGINLSLNLGAPNPAPNLAVATQLLEHIKVAMRGAGYSETVTTEVCAALGVLAKYGVLGMGVGVGVTHANGAHPTLGNYLGVAALDQQTAAAASAANASNVFGAVGQVNLEQYAVAAAAAAAATRPTPSQLEVQFDAFRHLGSATAPATTPVSLNNNSFGLTGATGTVSSAQLGAAASIGGLSKSPTPGDLGAKDSKNVEVPEVIIGAVLGPNGRSLVEIQHVSGANVQISKKGIFAPGTRNRIVTITGQPSAIAKAQYLIEQKINEEETKRARQIPLTTVVN; this is translated from the exons GTGAGTCAGTTTGTTCTGGAATTGaggttgaaattgaaaataataacaataatcataatcatcatg GCGACACCACATTTCACATGAAGATTCTGGTGCCTGCGGTCGCCTCCGGGGCCATCATTGGCAAGGGTGGCGAGACAATTGCCTCGCTGCAGAAGGACACGGGTGCTAGAGTGAAGATGTCCAAGTCGCACGACTTTTATCCAG GTACAACTGAGCGCGTGTGCCTTATCACGGGCTCAGTGGAGGGCATCATGACTGTGGTGGACTTTATAATGGATAAGATACGTGAGAAGCCTGACTTGACCACAAAAATCATTGATGCGGAGTCCAAGCAGGCGCAGGAACGTGATAAGCAGGTCAAAATACTGGTGCCCAACTCTACGGCCGGCATGATAATTGGCAAGGGCGGCGCCTTCATCAAGCAGATTAAAGAGGAGAGCGGTTCCTATGTGCAGATCTCGCAGAAGCCGAAGGATGTGTCTCTCCAGGAGCGCTGCATCACCATCATTGGTGATAAGGAGAATAACAAGAATGCCTGCAAGATGATACTATCGAAGATAGTTGAGGATCCACAGTCGGGCACCTGCTTAAACGTATCCTATGCTGATGTGAATGGCCCCGTTGCTAACTTCAATCCAACTGGTTCTCCCTATGCCACAAATCAGAATGCCATTAACTCAAGCACAGCCTCATTGAACTCCACGCTGGGCACGACAATCGGTGGCGCGGCTACCGCAGCGAGCCTCTTGGTGAATGGCACTGGCATTAACCTATCACTGAACTTGGGTGCACCGAATCCGGCGCCCAATCTAGCAGTGGCCACACAGCTGCTGGAACACATCAAG GTTGCCATGCGGGGTGCTGGCTACTCGGAGACGGTCACCACTGAGGTGTGCGCTGCGCTGGGTGTGCTTGCCAAATACGGAGTGCTTGGCATGGGTGTAGGCGTGGGTGTTACACACGCCAACGGAGCGCATCCGACGCTGGGCAATTATCTTGGCGTTGCTGCTCTGGATCAACAGACGGCAGCGGCGGCCTCAGCGGCCAATGCAAGCAACGTTTTTGGAGCTGTTGGCCAAGTCAATTTGGAGCAatatgctgttgctgctgccgctgctgcagcggccACTCGTCCAACGCCGTCGCAGCTGGAGGTGCAATTCGATGCATTCCGTCATCTGGGATCGGCCACAGCTCCTGCGACAACTCCTGTTTcgctaaacaacaacagctttgGATTAACCGGTGCCACCGGAACGGTCAGCAGCGCGCAGTTGGGAGCTGCTGCATCGATAGGCGGACTTAGTAAGAGTCCTACTCCGGGAGATTTGGGTGCCAAGGATTCCAAGAACGTAGAGGTGCCCGAAGTGATTATCGGCGCTGTCTTAG GTCCAAACGGTCGTAGTTTAGTTGAAATCCAACATGTTTCTGGCGCAAATGTGCAAATTTCCAAAAAGGGCATATTCGCACCTGGCACTAGAAATCGCATTGTAACCATAACTGGTCAGCCGAGTGCCATTGCCAAAGCGCAGTATCTAATTGAACAGAAAATCAACGAGGAGGAGACAAAGAGAGCGCGTCAAATTCCATTAACTACTGTTGTGAATTAA
- the LOC117576669 gene encoding RNA-binding protein Pasilla isoform X5, translating into MAEDAAMETCPSPEIGDSRKRPLDSDPENEQTKRSHFSSGESVCSGIEVEIENNNNNHNHHGDTTFHMKILVPAVASGAIIGKGGETIASLQKDTGARVKMSKSHDFYPGTTERVCLITGSVEGIMTVVDFIMDKIREKPDLTTKIIDAESKQAQERDKQVKILVPNSTAGMIIGKGGAFIKQIKEESGSYVQISQKPKDVSLQERCITIIGDKENNKNACKMILSKIVEDPQSGTCLNVSYADVNGPVANFNPTGSPYATNQNAINSSTASLNSTLGTTIGGAATAASLLVNGTGINLSLNLGAPNPAPNLAVATQLLEHIKVAMRGAGYSETVTTEVCAALGVLAKYGVLGMGVGVGVTHANGAHPTLGNYLGVAALDQQTAAAASAANASNVFGAVGQVNLEQYAVAAAAAAAATRPTPSQLEVQFDAFRHLGSATAPATTPVSLNNNSFGLTGATGTVSSAQLGAAASIGGLSKSPTPGDLGAKDSKNVEVPEVIIGAVLGPNGRSLVEIQHVSGANVQISKKGIFAPGTRNRIVTITGQPSAIAKAQYLIEQKINEEETKRARQIPLTTVVN; encoded by the exons GTGAGTCAGTTTGTTCTGGAATTGaggttgaaattgaaaataataacaataatcataatcatcatg GCGACACCACATTTCACATGAAGATTCTGGTGCCTGCGGTCGCCTCCGGGGCCATCATTGGCAAGGGTGGCGAGACAATTGCCTCGCTGCAGAAGGACACGGGTGCTAGAGTGAAGATGTCCAAGTCGCACGACTTTTATCCAG GTACAACTGAGCGCGTGTGCCTTATCACGGGCTCAGTGGAGGGCATCATGACTGTGGTGGACTTTATAATGGATAAGATACGTGAGAAGCCTGACTTGACCACAAAAATCATTGATGCGGAGTCCAAGCAGGCGCAGGAACGTGATAAGCAGGTCAAAATACTGGTGCCCAACTCTACGGCCGGCATGATAATTGGCAAGGGCGGCGCCTTCATCAAGCAGATTAAAGAGGAGAGCGGTTCCTATGTGCAGATCTCGCAGAAGCCGAAGGATGTGTCTCTCCAGGAGCGCTGCATCACCATCATTGGTGATAAGGAGAATAACAAGAATGCCTGCAAGATGATACTATCGAAGATAGTTGAGGATCCACAGTCGGGCACCTGCTTAAACGTATCCTATGCTGATGTGAATGGCCCCGTTGCTAACTTCAATCCAACTGGTTCTCCCTATGCCACAAATCAGAATGCCATTAACTCAAGCACAGCCTCATTGAACTCCACGCTGGGCACGACAATCGGTGGCGCGGCTACCGCAGCGAGCCTCTTGGTGAATGGCACTGGCATTAACCTATCACTGAACTTGGGTGCACCGAATCCGGCGCCCAATCTAGCAGTGGCCACACAGCTGCTGGAACACATCAAG GTTGCCATGCGGGGTGCTGGCTACTCGGAGACGGTCACCACTGAGGTGTGCGCTGCGCTGGGTGTGCTTGCCAAATACGGAGTGCTTGGCATGGGTGTAGGCGTGGGTGTTACACACGCCAACGGAGCGCATCCGACGCTGGGCAATTATCTTGGCGTTGCTGCTCTGGATCAACAGACGGCAGCGGCGGCCTCAGCGGCCAATGCAAGCAACGTTTTTGGAGCTGTTGGCCAAGTCAATTTGGAGCAatatgctgttgctgctgccgctgctgcagcggccACTCGTCCAACGCCGTCGCAGCTGGAGGTGCAATTCGATGCATTCCGTCATCTGGGATCGGCCACAGCTCCTGCGACAACTCCTGTTTcgctaaacaacaacagctttgGATTAACCGGTGCCACCGGAACGGTCAGCAGCGCGCAGTTGGGAGCTGCTGCATCGATAGGCGGACTTAGTAAGAGTCCTACTCCGGGAGATTTGGGTGCCAAGGATTCCAAGAACGTAGAGGTGCCCGAAGTGATTATCGGCGCTGTCTTAG GTCCAAACGGTCGTAGTTTAGTTGAAATCCAACATGTTTCTGGCGCAAATGTGCAAATTTCCAAAAAGGGCATATTCGCACCTGGCACTAGAAATCGCATTGTAACCATAACTGGTCAGCCGAGTGCCATTGCCAAAGCGCAGTATCTAATTGAACAGAAAATCAACGAGGAGGAGACAAAGAGAGCGCGTCAAATTCCATTAACTACTGTTGTGAATTAA
- the LOC117576669 gene encoding RNA-binding protein Pasilla isoform X8, with the protein MAEDAAMETCPSPEIGDSRKRPLDSDPENEQTKRSHFSSGDTTFHMKILVPAVASGAIIGKGGETIASLQKDTGARVKMSKSHDFYPGTTERVCLITGSVEGIMTVVDFIMDKIREKPDLTTKIIDAESKQAQERDKQVKILVPNSTAGMIIGKGGAFIKQIKEESGSYVQISQKPKDVSLQERCITIIGDKENNKNACKMILSKIVEDPQSGTCLNVSYADVNGPVANFNPTGSPYATNQNAINSSTASLNSTLGTTIGGAATAASLLVNGTGINLSLNLGAPNPAPNLAVATQLLEHIKVAMRGAGYSETVTTEVCAALGVLAKYGVLGMGVGVGVTHANGAHPTLGNYLGVAALDQQTAAAASAANASNVFGAVGQVNLEQYAVAAAAAAAATRPTPSQLEVQFDAFRHLGSATAPATTPVSLNNNSFGLTGATGTVSSAQLGAAASIGGLSKSPTPGDLGAKDSKNVEVPEVIIGAVLGPNGRSLVEIQHVSGANVQISKKGIFAPGTRNRIVTITGQPSAIAKAQYLIEQKINEEETKRARQIPLTTVVN; encoded by the exons GCGACACCACATTTCACATGAAGATTCTGGTGCCTGCGGTCGCCTCCGGGGCCATCATTGGCAAGGGTGGCGAGACAATTGCCTCGCTGCAGAAGGACACGGGTGCTAGAGTGAAGATGTCCAAGTCGCACGACTTTTATCCAG GTACAACTGAGCGCGTGTGCCTTATCACGGGCTCAGTGGAGGGCATCATGACTGTGGTGGACTTTATAATGGATAAGATACGTGAGAAGCCTGACTTGACCACAAAAATCATTGATGCGGAGTCCAAGCAGGCGCAGGAACGTGATAAGCAGGTCAAAATACTGGTGCCCAACTCTACGGCCGGCATGATAATTGGCAAGGGCGGCGCCTTCATCAAGCAGATTAAAGAGGAGAGCGGTTCCTATGTGCAGATCTCGCAGAAGCCGAAGGATGTGTCTCTCCAGGAGCGCTGCATCACCATCATTGGTGATAAGGAGAATAACAAGAATGCCTGCAAGATGATACTATCGAAGATAGTTGAGGATCCACAGTCGGGCACCTGCTTAAACGTATCCTATGCTGATGTGAATGGCCCCGTTGCTAACTTCAATCCAACTGGTTCTCCCTATGCCACAAATCAGAATGCCATTAACTCAAGCACAGCCTCATTGAACTCCACGCTGGGCACGACAATCGGTGGCGCGGCTACCGCAGCGAGCCTCTTGGTGAATGGCACTGGCATTAACCTATCACTGAACTTGGGTGCACCGAATCCGGCGCCCAATCTAGCAGTGGCCACACAGCTGCTGGAACACATCAAG GTTGCCATGCGGGGTGCTGGCTACTCGGAGACGGTCACCACTGAGGTGTGCGCTGCGCTGGGTGTGCTTGCCAAATACGGAGTGCTTGGCATGGGTGTAGGCGTGGGTGTTACACACGCCAACGGAGCGCATCCGACGCTGGGCAATTATCTTGGCGTTGCTGCTCTGGATCAACAGACGGCAGCGGCGGCCTCAGCGGCCAATGCAAGCAACGTTTTTGGAGCTGTTGGCCAAGTCAATTTGGAGCAatatgctgttgctgctgccgctgctgcagcggccACTCGTCCAACGCCGTCGCAGCTGGAGGTGCAATTCGATGCATTCCGTCATCTGGGATCGGCCACAGCTCCTGCGACAACTCCTGTTTcgctaaacaacaacagctttgGATTAACCGGTGCCACCGGAACGGTCAGCAGCGCGCAGTTGGGAGCTGCTGCATCGATAGGCGGACTTAGTAAGAGTCCTACTCCGGGAGATTTGGGTGCCAAGGATTCCAAGAACGTAGAGGTGCCCGAAGTGATTATCGGCGCTGTCTTAG GTCCAAACGGTCGTAGTTTAGTTGAAATCCAACATGTTTCTGGCGCAAATGTGCAAATTTCCAAAAAGGGCATATTCGCACCTGGCACTAGAAATCGCATTGTAACCATAACTGGTCAGCCGAGTGCCATTGCCAAAGCGCAGTATCTAATTGAACAGAAAATCAACGAGGAGGAGACAAAGAGAGCGCGTCAAATTCCATTAACTACTGTTGTGAATTAA
- the LOC117576669 gene encoding RNA-binding protein Pasilla isoform X10, producing the protein MHDSLQKGDTTFHMKILVPAVASGAIIGKGGETIASLQKDTGARVKMSKSHDFYPGTTERVCLITGSVEGIMTVVDFIMDKIREKPDLTTKIIDAESKQAQERDKQVKILVPNSTAGMIIGKGGAFIKQIKEESGSYVQISQKPKDVSLQERCITIIGDKENNKNACKMILSKIVEDPQSGTCLNVSYADVNGPVANFNPTGSPYATNQNAINSSTASLNSTLGTTIGGAATAASLLVNGTGINLSLNLGAPNPAPNLAVATQLLEHIKVAMRGAGYSETVTTEVCAALGVLAKYGVLGMGVGVGVTHANGAHPTLGNYLGVAALDQQTAAAASAANASNVFGAVGQVNLEQYAVAAAAAAAATRPTPSQLEVQFDAFRHLGSATAPATTPVSLNNNSFGLTGATGTVSSAQLGAAASIGGLSKSPTPGDLGAKDSKNVEVPEVIIGAVLGPNGRSLVEIQHVSGANVQISKKGIFAPGTRNRIVTITGQPSAIAKAQYLIEQKINEEETKRARQIPLTTVVN; encoded by the exons GCGACACCACATTTCACATGAAGATTCTGGTGCCTGCGGTCGCCTCCGGGGCCATCATTGGCAAGGGTGGCGAGACAATTGCCTCGCTGCAGAAGGACACGGGTGCTAGAGTGAAGATGTCCAAGTCGCACGACTTTTATCCAG GTACAACTGAGCGCGTGTGCCTTATCACGGGCTCAGTGGAGGGCATCATGACTGTGGTGGACTTTATAATGGATAAGATACGTGAGAAGCCTGACTTGACCACAAAAATCATTGATGCGGAGTCCAAGCAGGCGCAGGAACGTGATAAGCAGGTCAAAATACTGGTGCCCAACTCTACGGCCGGCATGATAATTGGCAAGGGCGGCGCCTTCATCAAGCAGATTAAAGAGGAGAGCGGTTCCTATGTGCAGATCTCGCAGAAGCCGAAGGATGTGTCTCTCCAGGAGCGCTGCATCACCATCATTGGTGATAAGGAGAATAACAAGAATGCCTGCAAGATGATACTATCGAAGATAGTTGAGGATCCACAGTCGGGCACCTGCTTAAACGTATCCTATGCTGATGTGAATGGCCCCGTTGCTAACTTCAATCCAACTGGTTCTCCCTATGCCACAAATCAGAATGCCATTAACTCAAGCACAGCCTCATTGAACTCCACGCTGGGCACGACAATCGGTGGCGCGGCTACCGCAGCGAGCCTCTTGGTGAATGGCACTGGCATTAACCTATCACTGAACTTGGGTGCACCGAATCCGGCGCCCAATCTAGCAGTGGCCACACAGCTGCTGGAACACATCAAG GTTGCCATGCGGGGTGCTGGCTACTCGGAGACGGTCACCACTGAGGTGTGCGCTGCGCTGGGTGTGCTTGCCAAATACGGAGTGCTTGGCATGGGTGTAGGCGTGGGTGTTACACACGCCAACGGAGCGCATCCGACGCTGGGCAATTATCTTGGCGTTGCTGCTCTGGATCAACAGACGGCAGCGGCGGCCTCAGCGGCCAATGCAAGCAACGTTTTTGGAGCTGTTGGCCAAGTCAATTTGGAGCAatatgctgttgctgctgccgctgctgcagcggccACTCGTCCAACGCCGTCGCAGCTGGAGGTGCAATTCGATGCATTCCGTCATCTGGGATCGGCCACAGCTCCTGCGACAACTCCTGTTTcgctaaacaacaacagctttgGATTAACCGGTGCCACCGGAACGGTCAGCAGCGCGCAGTTGGGAGCTGCTGCATCGATAGGCGGACTTAGTAAGAGTCCTACTCCGGGAGATTTGGGTGCCAAGGATTCCAAGAACGTAGAGGTGCCCGAAGTGATTATCGGCGCTGTCTTAG GTCCAAACGGTCGTAGTTTAGTTGAAATCCAACATGTTTCTGGCGCAAATGTGCAAATTTCCAAAAAGGGCATATTCGCACCTGGCACTAGAAATCGCATTGTAACCATAACTGGTCAGCCGAGTGCCATTGCCAAAGCGCAGTATCTAATTGAACAGAAAATCAACGAGGAGGAGACAAAGAGAGCGCGTCAAATTCCATTAACTACTGTTGTGAATTAA
- the LOC117576669 gene encoding RNA-binding protein Pasilla isoform X11, which yields MKILVPAVASGAIIGKGGETIASLQKDTGARVKMSKSHDFYPGTTERVCLITGSVEGIMTVVDFIMDKIREKPDLTTKIIDAESKQAQERDKQVKILVPNSTAGMIIGKGGAFIKQIKEESGSYVQISQKPKDVSLQERCITIIGDKENNKNACKMILSKIVEDPQSGTCLNVSYADVNGPVANFNPTGSPYATNQNAINSSTASLNSTLGTTIGGAATAASLLVNGTGINLSLNLGAPNPAPNLAVATQLLEHIKVAMRGAGYSETVTTEVCAALGVLAKYGVLGMGVGVGVTHANGAHPTLGNYLGVAALDQQTAAAASAANASNVFGAVGQVNLEQYAVAAAAAAAATRPTPSQLEVQFDAFRHLGSATAPATTPVSLNNNSFGLTGATGTVSSAQLGAAASIGGLSKSPTPGDLGAKDSKNVEVPEVIIGAVLGPNGRSLVEIQHVSGANVQISKKGIFAPGTRNRIVTITGQPSAIAKAQYLIEQKINEEETKRARQIPLTTVVN from the exons ATGAAGATTCTGGTGCCTGCGGTCGCCTCCGGGGCCATCATTGGCAAGGGTGGCGAGACAATTGCCTCGCTGCAGAAGGACACGGGTGCTAGAGTGAAGATGTCCAAGTCGCACGACTTTTATCCAG GTACAACTGAGCGCGTGTGCCTTATCACGGGCTCAGTGGAGGGCATCATGACTGTGGTGGACTTTATAATGGATAAGATACGTGAGAAGCCTGACTTGACCACAAAAATCATTGATGCGGAGTCCAAGCAGGCGCAGGAACGTGATAAGCAGGTCAAAATACTGGTGCCCAACTCTACGGCCGGCATGATAATTGGCAAGGGCGGCGCCTTCATCAAGCAGATTAAAGAGGAGAGCGGTTCCTATGTGCAGATCTCGCAGAAGCCGAAGGATGTGTCTCTCCAGGAGCGCTGCATCACCATCATTGGTGATAAGGAGAATAACAAGAATGCCTGCAAGATGATACTATCGAAGATAGTTGAGGATCCACAGTCGGGCACCTGCTTAAACGTATCCTATGCTGATGTGAATGGCCCCGTTGCTAACTTCAATCCAACTGGTTCTCCCTATGCCACAAATCAGAATGCCATTAACTCAAGCACAGCCTCATTGAACTCCACGCTGGGCACGACAATCGGTGGCGCGGCTACCGCAGCGAGCCTCTTGGTGAATGGCACTGGCATTAACCTATCACTGAACTTGGGTGCACCGAATCCGGCGCCCAATCTAGCAGTGGCCACACAGCTGCTGGAACACATCAAG GTTGCCATGCGGGGTGCTGGCTACTCGGAGACGGTCACCACTGAGGTGTGCGCTGCGCTGGGTGTGCTTGCCAAATACGGAGTGCTTGGCATGGGTGTAGGCGTGGGTGTTACACACGCCAACGGAGCGCATCCGACGCTGGGCAATTATCTTGGCGTTGCTGCTCTGGATCAACAGACGGCAGCGGCGGCCTCAGCGGCCAATGCAAGCAACGTTTTTGGAGCTGTTGGCCAAGTCAATTTGGAGCAatatgctgttgctgctgccgctgctgcagcggccACTCGTCCAACGCCGTCGCAGCTGGAGGTGCAATTCGATGCATTCCGTCATCTGGGATCGGCCACAGCTCCTGCGACAACTCCTGTTTcgctaaacaacaacagctttgGATTAACCGGTGCCACCGGAACGGTCAGCAGCGCGCAGTTGGGAGCTGCTGCATCGATAGGCGGACTTAGTAAGAGTCCTACTCCGGGAGATTTGGGTGCCAAGGATTCCAAGAACGTAGAGGTGCCCGAAGTGATTATCGGCGCTGTCTTAG GTCCAAACGGTCGTAGTTTAGTTGAAATCCAACATGTTTCTGGCGCAAATGTGCAAATTTCCAAAAAGGGCATATTCGCACCTGGCACTAGAAATCGCATTGTAACCATAACTGGTCAGCCGAGTGCCATTGCCAAAGCGCAGTATCTAATTGAACAGAAAATCAACGAGGAGGAGACAAAGAGAGCGCGTCAAATTCCATTAACTACTGTTGTGAATTAA